A region from the Pelagovum pacificum genome encodes:
- a CDS encoding 50S ribosomal protein L21, translating into MFAVLKTGGKQYKVASGDVIRVEKLAADAGETVQFNDILMIGSSVGAPFVEGAGVQAEVIDQIKGEKTINFVRRRRKHSSKRTKGHRQKLTLLRVTDLLESGADKSGVKAAVGAGSVSASAMAAAAPAAEKKAAAPKAEKKAAPKAEKTEAPAEAVGSKPSNLLDAARDGKADDLKKISGVGPKLEGLLHENGVFHFDQIAAWGPEEVAYMDDRLSFKGRIERDNWIEQATQFAAEKE; encoded by the coding sequence ATGTTTGCGGTTCTGAAGACCGGCGGCAAGCAATACAAAGTCGCCTCGGGTGATGTCATCCGGGTCGAGAAGCTGGCAGCCGACGCGGGCGAAACCGTCCAGTTCAACGACATCCTTATGATCGGCTCCTCCGTGGGTGCCCCCTTCGTCGAAGGTGCGGGCGTTCAGGCCGAGGTGATCGACCAGATCAAGGGTGAGAAGACGATCAACTTCGTTCGTCGCCGCCGGAAGCACAGCTCCAAGCGGACCAAGGGCCACCGTCAGAAGCTGACCCTGCTTCGCGTGACCGACCTGCTTGAGTCGGGTGCCGACAAGTCCGGCGTGAAAGCTGCCGTCGGCGCGGGCTCCGTCTCCGCTTCCGCGATGGCCGCCGCTGCACCGGCCGCGGAAAAGAAGGCCGCTGCCCCCAAGGCAGAGAAGAAAGCCGCTCCGAAAGCCGAGAAGACCGAAGCCCCGGCAGAGGCCGTCGGCTCGAAGCCGTCCAACCTGCTCGACGCCGCGCGCGACGGCAAGGCCGACGATCTCAAGAAGATCTCCGGCGTTGGTCCGAAGCTCGAGGGTCTGCTGCACGAGAACGGCGTTTTCCACTTCGACCAGATCGCCGCTTGGGGTCCGGAAGAAGTCGCCTATATGGATGATCGTCTGTCCTTCAAAGGACGGATCGAACGTGATAACTGGATCGAACAGGCGACCCAGTTCGCCGCCGAGAAGGAGTAA